One Vibrio sp. CDRSL-10 TSBA genomic region harbors:
- a CDS encoding adenylosuccinate synthase: protein MGNNVVVLGTQWGDEGKGKIVDLLTEDAKYVVRYQGGHNAGHTLVIDGEKTVLHLIPSGILRDNVKCIIGNGVVLSPDALIKEMTALEERGVPVRERLYISEACPLILPYHIALDQAREAARGKKAIGTTGRGIGPAYEDKVARRGLRVGDLFDRAAFAEKLKEVMALHNFQLEHFYKVEPVSYEDVLEQAMGYADLLTSMVIDVTDELDAARKRGDKIMFEGAQGTLLDIDHGTYPYVTSSNTTAGGVAAGSGFGPRYLGYILGIAKAYCTRVGSGPFPTELYDGLDKQDPVGKHLGTVGHEFGATTGRLRRTGWFDAVAMRRAIQINSITGFCLTKLDVLDGLKEIKICTGYQMADGSIAEVSPMAADAYENVTPIYETMPGWSETTFGAKSIDQLPQTALDYIKRIEELTGVPVDIISTGPDRNETIIKVHPFNV from the coding sequence ATGGGAAATAACGTAGTCGTTCTTGGCACCCAATGGGGTGATGAAGGAAAAGGGAAGATCGTTGATCTTTTAACTGAAGATGCAAAATATGTGGTTCGTTATCAAGGCGGTCACAATGCAGGTCACACACTGGTCATCGACGGTGAAAAAACCGTTTTGCACCTGATTCCTTCCGGTATCCTTCGTGATAACGTGAAATGTATCATCGGTAACGGTGTGGTACTTTCACCTGACGCATTAATCAAAGAAATGACAGCTCTGGAAGAGCGCGGTGTTCCGGTACGTGAACGTCTTTACATTTCTGAAGCTTGTCCCCTGATTCTTCCTTACCACATCGCTCTCGACCAGGCTCGTGAAGCTGCGCGTGGTAAAAAAGCCATTGGTACTACCGGTCGTGGTATCGGTCCTGCTTACGAAGACAAAGTTGCTCGTCGTGGTCTGCGTGTTGGCGACCTGTTTGACCGTGCTGCTTTTGCTGAGAAGCTGAAAGAAGTCATGGCGCTGCACAACTTCCAGCTGGAACACTTCTACAAAGTTGAACCTGTCAGCTACGAAGATGTTCTGGAACAGGCGATGGGTTACGCTGATCTGCTGACTTCTATGGTTATCGACGTGACCGACGAGCTGGATGCAGCCCGTAAACGCGGCGACAAAATCATGTTCGAAGGCGCGCAAGGTACACTGCTGGACATCGACCACGGTACTTACCCATACGTGACTTCATCCAACACCACTGCTGGTGGCGTTGCTGCCGGTTCTGGTTTTGGTCCTCGCTACCTGGGCTACATCCTGGGTATTGCCAAAGCGTACTGTACCCGTGTTGGTTCTGGTCCGTTCCCGACTGAACTGTACGATGGTTTGGACAAGCAGGATCCGGTTGGTAAACACCTGGGTACTGTAGGTCATGAGTTTGGTGCGACGACCGGTCGTCTGCGTCGTACTGGTTGGTTCGATGCGGTTGCGATGCGTCGTGCAATCCAGATCAACTCAATCACGGGTTTCTGTCTGACTAAACTGGACGTACTGGATGGTCTGAAAGAGATCAAGATCTGTACTGGTTACCAGATGGCTGACGGCTCAATTGCTGAAGTATCGCCAATGGCGGCTGACGCATACGAGAACGTGACACCGATTTACGAAACCATGCCAGGCTGGTCAGAAACCACCTTTGGCGCAAAATCGATTGATCAACTGCCACAAACTGCTCTGGAT
- the slyD gene encoding peptidylprolyl isomerase: MKIEKNVVVSLAYQVKLEDGIVVDQSTVEAPLDYLHGHNNLIIGLERELEGKAAGDKFTATIAPEDAYGEHSDALVQRVPADVFQGVDQIEVGMRFLADTDQGPIPVEITEVDGDEVVVDGNHMLAGHTLTFECEVVALREASEEELAHGHVHQAGGHDHDHDHEGGCCGGDHHHH, translated from the coding sequence ATGAAAATTGAAAAGAACGTGGTTGTAAGCCTTGCCTACCAGGTAAAACTGGAAGATGGCATCGTGGTAGACCAGTCAACAGTGGAAGCACCACTGGATTACTTACATGGTCACAACAACCTGATCATTGGTCTTGAGCGCGAACTGGAAGGCAAAGCTGCCGGTGATAAATTCACTGCAACGATTGCACCAGAAGATGCGTACGGTGAGCACAGTGATGCACTGGTTCAGCGTGTACCAGCTGACGTATTCCAAGGCGTAGACCAAATCGAAGTGGGCATGCGTTTCCTGGCGGATACTGACCAGGGTCCAATCCCGGTAGAAATCACTGAAGTTGATGGCGACGAAGTTGTGGTTGATGGTAACCACATGCTGGCTGGCCACACTCTGACTTTCGAATGTGAAGTGGTTGCACTGCGTGAAGCGTCTGAAGAAGAGCTGGCGCACGGTCACGTTCATCAGGCTGGCGGTCATGACCACGACCACGACCACGAAGGTGGTTGCTGTGGCGGTGATCATCACCACCACTAA
- a CDS encoding YheV family putative zinc ribbon protein — MKAKKRFIAGAACPHCQAQDTLRWWIDNNVELVECVECDYTEQRAPKSVEQSTHAGEQMIGIFRPE, encoded by the coding sequence GTGAAAGCCAAGAAACGTTTTATTGCCGGTGCGGCCTGTCCGCACTGTCAGGCGCAGGATACCCTGCGCTGGTGGATCGACAATAATGTCGAATTAGTCGAGTGTGTCGAGTGTGACTACACCGAACAACGCGCGCCAAAATCGGTCGAGCAGAGCACGCATGCCGGTGAGCAGATGATAGGTATCTTCCGCCCCGAGTGA
- the kefG gene encoding glutathione-regulated potassium-efflux system ancillary protein KefG, which produces MANPETVADNKPKVLVVYAHPEPDHSVANQIMIKKIKTLEHVSVLDLYATYPDFFIDVNLEHQRVLQYDVIVFQHPLYMYSCPALLKEWIDRVLGKGFAFGDESAMKGKIWRSVVTTGGNKDAFSQQGYNRYSMREILQPFELTAALCCMEWMEPLILYWARNVSEVERYQHAEEYHQWLLDPLGRTGVSDGRTDR; this is translated from the coding sequence ATGGCAAACCCAGAGACCGTGGCTGACAACAAGCCCAAAGTATTGGTGGTGTATGCCCACCCTGAGCCGGATCACTCGGTCGCCAATCAGATCATGATCAAAAAGATCAAGACCCTTGAGCATGTCTCGGTACTGGATCTCTACGCTACCTATCCCGATTTCTTCATCGACGTCAATCTTGAGCACCAGCGCGTGCTGCAGTACGACGTGATTGTGTTTCAACATCCGCTGTATATGTACTCCTGTCCCGCTTTGCTCAAAGAGTGGATTGATCGTGTGCTGGGTAAAGGCTTCGCGTTTGGTGATGAGAGTGCCATGAAAGGCAAGATCTGGCGTAGCGTGGTGACCACCGGCGGTAACAAAGATGCGTTCAGTCAGCAAGGATATAACCGTTACTCGATGCGCGAAATTTTGCAGCCGTTTGAACTGACCGCTGCTCTGTGCTGCATGGAATGGATGGAACCACTGATTCTGTATTGGGCGCGCAATGTCAGTGAAGTGGAACGTTATCAGCACGCTGAGGAATACCATCAGTGGCTGCTCGACCCGCTTGGCCGGACAGGAGTGAGTGATGGCCGCACTGACCGGTGA
- a CDS encoding ABC transporter ATP-binding protein — protein sequence MITFSDIQLLRGGKPLLDAASATIHPGDKVGLVGKNGCGKSTLFALLKDELTIDAGSFNQPAHWELAWVAQETPALERTALEYVIDGDREYRELERQLHLAEQQDQGTRVAELHGQLETIGGYSIRARAAELLDGLGFSQEQMEWNLTQFSGGWRMRLNLAQALICRSDLLLLDEPTNHLDLDAVMWLERWLQSYPGTLLLISHDRDFLDPIVGRIIHIENEKLNEYTGNYSSFETQRAQKLLQQQAMYQKQQKQMAHMQSYIDRFRYKASKARQAQSRIKALEKMEQVLPAQFDNPFSFEFREPAALPNPIMMMDQVSAGYGDHLILEKIRLNLVPGSRIGLLGRNGAGKSTLIKLLSGELNPQGGDLTYSQGVKIGYFAQHQLETLHPEETPLQHMMQIAPDKNELELRNYLGSFGFHGDKALDKVGPFSGGEKARLVLALIVWQKPNLLLLDEPTNHLDLDMRQALTLALQSYEGAMVIVSHDRYLLRATTDDLYLVHDQQVAPFDGDLNDYYKWLTDQQKADRKESAAQAPAKDNTNSAAAKKEQKRREADFRKLTAPIRKKLTQLEAKMDKLNATIAEAEQQLSDSALYDAENKAKLNQVLATQASAKSELEQVEGDWMSEQEALEEMEQEFNIQ from the coding sequence ATGATTACCTTCTCCGATATTCAGTTACTGCGCGGTGGCAAACCACTGCTTGATGCAGCTTCAGCGACCATTCATCCCGGCGATAAAGTCGGTCTGGTGGGAAAAAACGGCTGCGGTAAATCCACCCTGTTTGCGCTGCTGAAAGACGAGCTGACCATAGATGCCGGCAGTTTTAACCAGCCCGCACACTGGGAACTGGCCTGGGTGGCGCAGGAAACTCCCGCTCTGGAACGCACTGCACTGGAATACGTGATTGACGGTGACCGCGAATACCGCGAGCTGGAACGCCAGTTACATCTGGCTGAGCAACAGGATCAGGGCACCCGCGTGGCTGAGCTGCATGGTCAGTTGGAAACCATCGGCGGTTACAGCATCCGTGCCCGCGCTGCCGAACTGCTCGATGGACTGGGCTTTAGCCAGGAGCAGATGGAGTGGAATCTGACTCAGTTTTCCGGTGGCTGGCGTATGCGCCTTAACCTGGCTCAGGCGCTGATTTGCCGCTCGGATCTACTGCTGCTCGATGAACCGACCAACCACCTGGATCTGGATGCCGTGATGTGGCTGGAACGCTGGCTGCAAAGCTATCCGGGCACTTTGCTGCTGATTTCCCACGACCGTGACTTTCTGGACCCGATTGTCGGGCGGATTATTCACATCGAAAACGAGAAACTGAACGAGTACACCGGTAACTACTCCTCGTTTGAAACCCAGCGCGCGCAGAAACTGCTGCAACAACAAGCCATGTACCAGAAACAGCAGAAACAGATGGCGCACATGCAAAGCTACATCGACCGTTTCCGCTACAAAGCTTCCAAGGCCCGTCAGGCACAGAGCCGCATCAAAGCGCTGGAGAAGATGGAACAGGTTCTGCCAGCCCAGTTTGATAACCCGTTCAGTTTTGAGTTTCGTGAGCCTGCCGCTCTGCCTAACCCGATTATGATGATGGATCAGGTCAGTGCGGGTTACGGCGACCATCTGATTCTGGAAAAAATTCGCCTCAATCTGGTGCCGGGCAGCCGTATCGGTCTGCTGGGCCGTAACGGTGCCGGTAAATCAACCCTGATCAAACTATTGTCGGGCGAGCTCAATCCGCAAGGCGGCGATCTGACCTACTCGCAAGGTGTCAAGATTGGTTACTTTGCCCAGCATCAGCTGGAAACACTGCACCCGGAAGAGACGCCGCTGCAGCATATGATGCAAATCGCACCGGACAAAAACGAGCTGGAGCTGCGTAACTATCTCGGCAGCTTTGGTTTTCACGGCGATAAGGCGCTGGATAAAGTCGGCCCCTTCTCCGGCGGGGAAAAGGCGCGTCTGGTCCTGGCGCTGATCGTGTGGCAGAAGCCAAACCTGCTGCTGCTCGATGAACCGACCAACCACCTGGATCTCGACATGCGCCAGGCCCTGACCCTGGCTCTGCAAAGCTACGAGGGGGCGATGGTGATCGTCAGTCACGACCGCTACCTGCTGCGCGCGACCACCGATGACCTTTACCTGGTGCACGACCAACAAGTCGCACCGTTCGATGGTGATCTGAACGATTACTATAAGTGGCTGACCGATCAACAAAAAGCTGATCGCAAAGAGAGTGCGGCGCAGGCTCCGGCCAAAGACAACACCAACAGTGCCGCGGCGAAAAAAGAGCAGAAACGACGCGAAGCGGATTTCCGCAAGCTGACCGCGCCAATTCGCAAAAAGCTGACACAACTGGAAGCGAAAATGGATAAGTTGAACGCCACAATTGCCGAGGCAGAACAACAATTATCCGATTCCGCCCTGTATGACGCGGAAAATAAAGCTAAACTTAATCAGGTTCTCGCAACTCAGGCCAGCGCCAAATCCGAACTGGAACAGGTCGAAGGTGACTGGATGAGTGAGCAGGAAGCCCTGGAAGAGATGGAACAGGAGTTCAACATTCAATGA
- a CDS encoding hydrolase translates to MTQFVAATGLKNPHLQTLLPRFIRKKALFEPCWQTLDTPDGDFLDLAWSEDPQQASGDKPVFVLFHGLEGCFYSPYANGLMHAFAQDGWLSVMMHFRGCSGKPNHLARAYHSGEVEDARFVLETIRDRFPQQTIIAVGISLGGNMLVNYLADYNQDPILSAATIVSAPLDLAACSERIEHGFSKLYRTYLLSSLKNTALKKHHLLKGELGLSYHNIKRVTRLQEFDDLITAPLHGFRDASDYYQRCSGIHKLQDIRLPTQIIHAKDDPFMTDAVIPKFILPDNIDYRLFEQGGHVGFVSGSLLKPVFWLEQALPAYYACLRDKN, encoded by the coding sequence ATGACCCAATTTGTTGCCGCGACCGGCCTGAAGAATCCGCACCTGCAAACCTTATTACCCCGCTTTATCCGCAAGAAGGCGCTGTTCGAACCTTGTTGGCAAACACTGGACACGCCGGACGGTGATTTTCTCGATTTAGCCTGGAGTGAAGACCCGCAGCAGGCCAGTGGTGATAAACCGGTGTTTGTGCTGTTTCATGGTCTGGAAGGCTGCTTTTACAGTCCGTATGCCAATGGCCTGATGCACGCTTTTGCCCAGGATGGCTGGCTGTCCGTGATGATGCACTTTCGCGGCTGCAGTGGTAAACCCAACCACCTGGCGCGCGCTTATCACTCCGGCGAGGTGGAAGATGCGCGCTTTGTGCTGGAAACCATCCGTGACCGTTTCCCGCAGCAGACCATTATCGCCGTCGGCATCTCGCTGGGTGGGAATATGCTGGTCAATTATCTGGCCGATTACAATCAGGACCCGATCCTGAGTGCCGCGACCATCGTTTCGGCGCCACTCGACCTTGCCGCCTGCTCAGAGCGTATTGAGCACGGCTTCTCCAAACTGTACCGCACCTATCTGCTCTCATCACTGAAAAATACCGCGCTCAAGAAGCATCATCTGCTCAAAGGCGAACTCGGGCTGTCTTACCACAACATTAAGCGAGTCACCCGCCTGCAGGAGTTCGACGACCTGATCACTGCCCCACTGCATGGCTTTCGTGATGCCAGCGATTATTATCAGCGCTGTTCAGGCATTCATAAATTGCAGGATATCCGTCTGCCGACCCAGATCATTCATGCCAAAGACGACCCCTTTATGACCGATGCGGTGATCCCGAAATTTATCCTGCCGGATAACATTGACTATCGTCTGTTCGAGCAGGGTGGACACGTCGGCTTTGTCAGCGGCAGCCTGCTCAAACCAGTCTTCTGGCTCGAACAGGCCCTGCCCGCTTACTATGCCTGCCTGCGCGATAAAAACTGA
- a CDS encoding YheU family protein, with the protein MIVPWQQIDPDTLDSLIREFVLREGTDYGAQEVSLQDKVDQVRAQLQRGDAVIVYSELHETVDIKTNRA; encoded by the coding sequence ATGATTGTTCCCTGGCAACAAATTGACCCCGATACATTAGACAGCCTGATCCGCGAATTCGTGTTACGTGAAGGCACCGACTACGGCGCGCAAGAAGTCTCGCTGCAGGATAAAGTCGATCAGGTCAGAGCCCAGCTGCAGCGCGGTGATGCGGTAATTGTCTACTCTGAACTGCATGAAACCGTCGATATCAAAACCAACCGCGCTTAA
- a CDS encoding DUF1338 domain-containing protein, translated as MTPTALFQSLWNDYIDRLCPSADKVHQLLEEDEALINDHIALRTFNLAPLGLDTLARPFIELGYQACGDYLFESKKLVAKHYEHPDPLQPKVFISELKVEECSAQLQSIVQALVAQVDERQLTGSDFLFGGRLWQLSYADYQALAAESEYASWLAAHGYGANHFTVSVNQLKHLHEVQQVNDHLRQAGFTINESGGEVKGSPQVLLEQSSTMADKVAVRFSDGTYTVPGGFYEFAKRYPLPDGKLYTGFVAASADKIFESTDSR; from the coding sequence ATGACGCCAACAGCTCTGTTTCAATCTCTGTGGAATGATTACATTGACCGTCTTTGTCCTTCGGCGGACAAGGTGCATCAGTTGCTGGAAGAAGACGAAGCACTGATCAATGACCATATTGCCCTGCGCACCTTCAATCTGGCGCCATTAGGCCTGGATACTCTTGCCCGGCCGTTTATCGAGCTGGGTTATCAGGCGTGCGGCGATTATCTGTTTGAGAGTAAAAAACTGGTTGCCAAACATTATGAGCATCCGGATCCGTTGCAGCCGAAAGTGTTTATCAGTGAGTTGAAAGTAGAAGAGTGCTCAGCGCAGTTGCAGTCTATTGTGCAGGCGCTGGTGGCTCAGGTTGACGAGCGTCAGCTGACGGGCAGCGATTTCCTCTTCGGCGGGCGGTTATGGCAATTAAGCTACGCGGATTATCAGGCGCTGGCCGCAGAGAGCGAGTATGCCTCCTGGCTGGCAGCACACGGTTATGGTGCCAACCATTTCACCGTCAGTGTCAATCAGCTTAAGCATTTGCATGAAGTGCAGCAGGTTAATGATCACCTGCGTCAGGCCGGATTTACCATCAATGAGTCGGGCGGGGAAGTAAAAGGGTCGCCGCAGGTGTTACTCGAACAGTCCTCGACCATGGCAGATAAGGTTGCGGTACGTTTTAGTGATGGCACTTATACTGTCCCGGGCGGTTTTTACGAGTTTGCCAAACGTTATCCGCTGCCGGATGGCAAATTGTACACCGGCTTTGTCGCTGCCTCAGCCGATAAGATTTTCGAAAGTACGGACAGCCGCTAA
- the astA gene encoding arginine N-succinyltransferase produces MLVVRPIAMSDYDALHTCAVESGHGFTSLPVNQELLTNRITHSEYSFSKPNVTEPGDEGYLMVGFDSESGEVAGTTGIEAAVGWDMPCYSYHISTIVHSSPKLGVNNVVKLLTFGNNYTGCSEICTLYLRPAFRQGLNGRLMSKCRFLMMAEHPERFSKTIFAEMRGVSDEHGNSPFWQWLQEHFFSIDFTMADYLTGIGKKGFIADLMPKLPIYINLLSKEAQAVIGQVHEKTRPALALLEKEGFTCRNYVDIFDAGPSVECDLRNIESVRDSVRAKVEVAAHSSSQTFLMCNSSFEQFRATAAKAAHNRESGTVIIAPDVASALQVETGDWVRILAQ; encoded by the coding sequence ATGCTTGTTGTTCGCCCCATTGCAATGTCTGATTATGACGCGCTGCATACCTGCGCGGTTGAATCGGGACATGGTTTCACCTCATTGCCGGTCAACCAGGAACTGTTGACCAACCGCATTACCCATTCCGAATACAGCTTTAGCAAACCCAATGTGACCGAGCCGGGTGACGAAGGCTACCTGATGGTTGGCTTTGACTCCGAAAGCGGCGAAGTGGCCGGTACCACCGGCATCGAAGCGGCGGTCGGCTGGGACATGCCCTGTTACTCTTATCACATCAGTACCATAGTGCATTCTTCGCCTAAACTCGGTGTTAACAATGTGGTCAAGTTACTGACGTTTGGCAACAACTACACCGGTTGTTCCGAGATCTGCACCCTGTACCTGCGCCCGGCGTTTCGGCAGGGGTTGAACGGCCGTCTGATGTCGAAGTGCCGCTTTTTGATGATGGCAGAACACCCGGAGCGCTTTTCCAAAACCATTTTCGCCGAAATGCGCGGTGTGTCGGACGAGCATGGCAACTCGCCGTTCTGGCAATGGCTGCAGGAACACTTTTTCTCGATTGATTTCACCATGGCCGATTATCTGACCGGGATCGGCAAAAAAGGCTTTATCGCCGATCTGATGCCCAAACTGCCGATCTACATCAACCTGCTGAGTAAAGAAGCGCAGGCGGTGATTGGTCAGGTGCATGAGAAAACCCGCCCGGCATTAGCCTTGCTGGAAAAAGAGGGCTTTACCTGCCGCAACTATGTCGACATTTTCGATGCGGGTCCTTCAGTCGAGTGCGATCTGCGCAATATCGAGTCGGTGCGCGATTCGGTGCGGGCTAAGGTCGAAGTGGCTGCGCACTCCAGTTCGCAGACGTTTTTGATGTGTAACAGCTCATTTGAACAGTTTCGTGCCACGGCGGCGAAAGCGGCGCATAACCGCGAAAGCGGCACCGTCATTATTGCGCCGGATGTCGCCTCGGCGCTGCAGGTTGAAACAGGTGACTGGGTGCGGATTCTGGCCCAGTAG
- a CDS encoding aspartate aminotransferase family protein, protein MTVENKVDRGLFDEVMVPCYSPMEFIPVKGEGSRVWDQQGKEYIDFAGGIAVSCLGHCHPAMVKALTEQGNKIWHLSNVMTNEPALRLAKKLTEVSFAEKVFFANSGAEANEAALKLARRYAADVYGAQKSEIIAFKQGFHGRTFFTVTVGGQEAYSDGFGPKPGDVTHLPYNDIEALQAHISDRTCAIMMEPLQGEGGIVSPNPEFVQAVRELCDKHNALLIFDEVQTGNGRTGDFYAYQGIGVTPDILSTAKSLGGGFPIGAMLTTTKLAQHMKVGVHGSTYGGNPLACAVAEAVVDIVSQPETLAGVKQREALLRAGLEKINAKYNLFKEIRGKGLLLGAALNDEWQGRARDVLLASGQQGLMLLVAGASVVRMTPSLVITEQEIEQGLARLDKAIATLV, encoded by the coding sequence ATGACAGTGGAAAATAAAGTAGATCGTGGTTTGTTTGATGAGGTGATGGTGCCTTGTTATAGCCCGATGGAATTCATCCCGGTTAAGGGCGAAGGTTCACGCGTGTGGGATCAGCAGGGTAAAGAGTACATCGACTTTGCCGGCGGTATCGCCGTAAGCTGTTTGGGGCACTGTCATCCGGCTATGGTGAAAGCGCTGACTGAACAGGGCAACAAAATCTGGCACCTCAGCAACGTGATGACGAATGAGCCTGCGCTGCGTCTGGCAAAAAAACTGACTGAGGTCAGCTTTGCGGAAAAAGTCTTCTTTGCTAACTCCGGCGCAGAAGCAAACGAGGCGGCACTGAAGCTGGCCCGTCGTTATGCGGCAGATGTTTATGGTGCGCAAAAATCGGAAATCATCGCATTTAAACAGGGTTTCCACGGCCGTACTTTCTTTACTGTGACCGTGGGCGGCCAGGAAGCTTACTCTGACGGCTTTGGTCCGAAACCGGGCGATGTGACTCACCTGCCTTACAACGATATCGAAGCGCTGCAGGCACACATCTCTGATCGCACCTGTGCCATCATGATGGAGCCGCTGCAGGGCGAAGGCGGTATCGTGTCGCCGAACCCAGAATTTGTGCAGGCGGTGCGTGAGCTGTGTGATAAACACAACGCCCTGCTGATTTTTGATGAAGTGCAGACCGGTAACGGTCGTACCGGTGATTTCTATGCTTACCAGGGCATAGGCGTGACTCCGGATATTCTCAGCACCGCCAAGTCACTGGGCGGCGGTTTCCCAATCGGCGCCATGCTGACCACCACCAAACTGGCTCAGCACATGAAAGTGGGCGTACACGGGTCGACGTACGGTGGTAACCCGCTGGCTTGCGCTGTGGCAGAGGCGGTGGTTGATATCGTCAGCCAACCTGAAACTCTGGCTGGTGTTAAGCAGCGTGAAGCTCTGCTGCGTGCGGGACTGGAGAAGATCAACGCGAAATACAACCTGTTTAAAGAGATCCGTGGTAAAGGTCTGCTGCTGGGCGCGGCACTGAACGACGAGTGGCAAGGCCGCGCGCGTGATGTGTTGCTTGCTTCTGGTCAGCAAGGTCTGATGCTGCTGGTGGCTGGTGCGTCTGTGGTGCGTATGACCCCATCACTGGTGATCACAGAGCAAGAAATTGAACAAGGCTTAGCACGACTGGATAAAGCAATTGCAACGCTAGTTTAA
- a CDS encoding aminodeoxychorismate/anthranilate synthase component II, whose translation MLLIIDNYDSFTYNLYQYFCELGAKVEVVRNDEISLEQIEAMAPSHLVISPGPCTPNEAGISLAAIEHFAGKLPMLGVCLGHQAIAQVFGGEVVRARQVMHGKTSPVRHTGRSVFAGLNNPLTVTRYHSLVVKNGTLPDCFELTAWTELADGSVDEIMGYQHKTLPIDAVQFHPESIKTEQGHELLANFLKR comes from the coding sequence ATGCTTCTGATTATCGATAACTATGATTCGTTCACCTATAACCTGTACCAGTACTTTTGCGAACTGGGCGCAAAGGTTGAAGTGGTGCGTAACGATGAGATCTCCCTCGAACAGATTGAAGCAATGGCGCCAAGCCATCTGGTGATTTCGCCCGGGCCGTGTACGCCCAATGAAGCCGGCATTTCACTGGCTGCGATTGAGCATTTTGCCGGTAAGCTGCCGATGCTTGGCGTGTGCCTGGGGCATCAGGCGATAGCTCAGGTATTTGGTGGTGAAGTGGTGCGAGCCCGTCAGGTGATGCATGGTAAAACCTCACCGGTCCGGCATACCGGACGCAGTGTATTCGCCGGTCTCAACAATCCGCTCACCGTGACCCGCTATCACTCGCTGGTGGTCAAAAACGGCACTTTGCCGGATTGTTTTGAGCTGACCGCCTGGACTGAACTGGCCGATGGCAGTGTGGATGAGATCATGGGCTATCAGCATAAAACCCTGCCGATTGATGCGGTGCAGTTTCACCCGGAATCGATTAAAACCGAACAAGGCCACGAGTTGCTGGCTAATTTCCTCAAGCGCTGA